CCCAAAGTAGAAGACCGCATTGGGAAGCCTCTGTCACCGTATGCCGTGACCAAGTATGCGAACGAGCTGTACGCCGACGTATTTGGCAAAACTTACGGCATGCCCATTATTGGCCTGCGCTACTTCAATATTTTTGGTCCTCGCCAAGACCCAAATGGCGCTTACGCAGCCGTAATTCCGTTGTTTATTGACGCTGTGTTGCAAGGAAAAGCCCCCCGCATGAACGGGGACGGTGGTCAGACCCGCGACTTTACCTTCGTCGAAAACTGCGTACAGGCGAATATTAGAGCAGCTTTGACTACAAATCCGGCGGCGCTGAATGAGGTATATAATATTGCCGTAGCCGACCGCACGTCGCTCAACGATCTGTTCAATATTCTGAAAGAAGAAGCCGGCTCCGACATCACGCCCGAATACGGCCCCGATCGGCCCGGCGACATTCGCGACTCACTAGCTGATATTTCCAAGGCCAAAAACCTACTGGGCTACGATCCTCAGATTCGTATTCGGGAAGGTTTGCAGCAAACGCTGGCGTGGTTTAAGGCCAACCAAACTTTCATTCGCGAGAGCAACT
The window above is part of the Hymenobacter radiodurans genome. Proteins encoded here:
- a CDS encoding SDR family oxidoreductase yields the protein MYETPFHDQPLDNLTFLVTGGAGFIGSNLVEYLLKYGAGRVRVLDNYSNGFRKNVRLFEGHPALEVIEGDIRDPQVCRDACRGANVVLHQAALGSVPRSINDPITSNDVNVGGFVNMLVAAKEANVQRFVYAASSSTYGDSPHLPKVEDRIGKPLSPYAVTKYANELYADVFGKTYGMPIIGLRYFNIFGPRQDPNGAYAAVIPLFIDAVLQGKAPRMNGDGGQTRDFTFVENCVQANIRAALTTNPAALNEVYNIAVADRTSLNDLFNILKEEAGSDITPEYGPDRPGDIRDSLADISKAKNLLGYDPQIRIREGLQQTLAWFKANQTFIRESN